The Lycium barbarum isolate Lr01 chromosome 12, ASM1917538v2, whole genome shotgun sequence genome includes a region encoding these proteins:
- the LOC132621290 gene encoding senescence-associated carboxylesterase 101-like, whose protein sequence is MSQFSLFSSGQELANLVVNSDLLHHSWFTISDLISHTYLNNNQTNTSPILYKVYPYHSNGAIIAFVSSPTCTVQKEMVSSEDLKGSQVPFDFISTKLNPHFSVNKEAISLFALLLNELSALKEQLGSFSPLIITGLSLGGSVASLFTLWLLDNISPKDNNKRPTCITFGSPLLGDSCLQQAISERLSWNSSFLHVVSNQDPVPRFLVSPANNGFAGSIPQSCIYKPFGTFLMCSDSDCSSFEEPESVLDLLMVMNSNNQNQNNGFLIFDYAQILERLKHRVICKGTSQLCDFRVNQLQAGINLQLEAIGIGGQHTSYMSFLRNTMAKRVEASFLKKKNAFDPGKKLNKMKEAMAWLEWYKKVTLNEGGYYDSFKFSGSRSRDEVKSRQEIVKHHRTLTKYWKIMVAEVEKLPQKEEAAFRTRWLYAGTAYRRMVEPLDIAEYYMKLGNRDYVNLGRSEHYKQLEKWMIEDKPSGSGNNKRKAASLTEDSCFWAYVEEAILSSKRLREGSLEEKKNSLRDLVIFGEYVMSLIMCYSVSSEVFQPQSSFMKWWKEYRQDILSSLNNLPLAFYMENQEYQSYASNGS, encoded by the exons ATGAGCCAGTTTTCCTT gttcagcagtggcCAAGAATTGGCAAACTTGGTGGTGAACTCAGATCTACTTCATCATTCTTGGTTTACAATCTCTGACCTTATCAGCCATACTTATTTGAATAATAATCAAACTAATACTTCTCCAATTTTGTATAAAGTTTACCCATATCATTCAAATGGTGCTATTATTGCTTTTGTTTCCTCCCCCACCTGTACTGTTCAGAAAGAAATGGTCTCTTCAGAGGATCTTAAAGGTTCCCAAGTTCCATTTGACTTCATTTCTACCAAACTCAACCCTCATTTCTCAGTTAACAAAGAAGCAATATCCCTTTTTGCCTTACTGCTGAATGAGCTCTCTGCCCTTAAAGAACAG TTGGGCAGCTTCAGTCCACTAATAATCACTGGACTTTCTTTGGGAGGTTCTGTGGCATCTCTCTTCACTCTCTGGCTACTCGACAACATTTCTCCAAAGGACAATAATAAGCGCCCCACTTGCATCACTTTTGGTTCACCCCTTCTCGGCGACAGTTGCCTGCAACAGGCCATATCAGAACGTCTGTCATGGAATTCAAGCTTTTTGCACGTAGTCTCAAACCAAGATCCGGTCCCCAGATTTTTAGTTTCACCTGCTAATAATGGCTTTGCTGGTTCTATTCCTCAATCTTGTATTTACAAGCCGTTCGGTACATTTCTGATGTGCTCAGATTCAGACTGCTCTTCTTTTGAGGAACCTGAATCAGTTTTGGATCTTCTGATGGTAATGAACTCAAATAACCAAAACCAGAACAATGGATTCTTGATCTTCGACTATGCTCAGATTCTGGAACGCCTCAAGCATAGAGTAATCTGTAAGGGAACTTCTCAGCTGTGTGACTTTAGAGTGAATCAACTTCAAGCAGGCATCAATCTACAGCTAGAAGCAATTGGAATTGGTGGACAG CACACAAGCTACATGAGCTTTCTTAGGAACACAATGGCGAAAAGAGTGGAAGCATCTTTCTTAAAGAAGAAGAATGCCTTTGATCCTGGCAAGAAGCTAAACAAAATGAAAGAAGCTATGGCTTGGCTAGAATGGTACAAGAAGGTGACCCTAAATGAAGGAGGCTACTACGATAGTTTCAAATTCAGCGGTTCGCGAAGCAGGGATGAAGTCAAAAGCAGACAAGAAATTGTCAAGCACCACAGAACCCTCACTAAGTACTGGAAAATAATGGTTGCAGAAGTAGAAAAATTGCCACAAAAAGAGGAGGCAGCTTTTCGTACTCGCTGGCTATATGCAGGGACAGCTTATAGAAGGATGGTCGAACCACTCGACATAGCTGAATACTACATGAAATTAGGGAATAGAGACTATGTAAATCTTGGAAGATCAGAGCACTATAAACAGTTGGAAAAATGGATGATAGAAGACAAACCGTCTGGAAGTGGTAACAACAAAAGGAAGGCTGCTAGCCTCACCGAGGATTCTTGCTTTTGGGCATATGTGGAGGAAGCTATTTTAAGTTCCAAAAGATTGAGAGAAGGCAGTTTAGAAGAGAAGAAAAATTCATTGAGGGATTTGGTTATTTTTGGGGAATATGTAATGAGTTTGATAATGTGCTATTCAGTATCCTCTGAGGTTTTCCAGCCTCAGAGTAGCTTCATGAAGTGGTGGAAAGAATATAGGCAAGATATTCTAAGCTCCTTGAATAATTTGCCGTTGGCCTTTTACATGGAAAACCAAGAATACCAAAGTTATGCTTCGAATGGTAGTTAG